From Alligator mississippiensis isolate rAllMis1 chromosome 1, rAllMis1, whole genome shotgun sequence:
ATGCTTGGGGCTGTatgattcagtttaagattgcAGCAAAAACAAATGGGAttttattggaatgagttaaaaaacaatctgcagggctgtgaaatcagagcttcatgaccaggagcagccaaTAGACAGCAAAATGGCAGAACAAAGGCACACTGGATTGGTGAaacatcaagacaattaaaaagaagagaggatcattaacaacctgtggaatgaagagttttaAATGGATAAAGCAGATGataataagccacaaagttaggacactgcctgactagaaatgctgctgctattgTGAGGCAGtcggttttaaactttgggtgcagcaggaatcaaagctgcAAATGCACTAGTGCACCCCCCCTCCCAGGTGCACCTTTGCACCTGCTTTAATTCCAGAGGGCAGCTGAGCCTGTTTCCTGCACAGTGATCTgagcaataataaaaaaaaccctgcatttgCACTGCAACAAGTTTGGTCTTTATTGGAAGGGCTGTGTGCTTGGTGCTGCAGCTTGTAGCTGTGAGATGCAACATGTGTTCCTAGTTATTATAAAGTTCTGCAAAGTTCCTACTGTCTCCCTCCAAATCATACCCTGCTACAACTTTTGCTCCAACCTGCAGGTTGTTCCACTCCCCACCTtctcccagctgggctggctgaaCAGTAGCAGAGCTCAACAAGACTGGCAGGATCTATGAGGATCCTCAGGGCTGTCAGGCAAGATAAAGAGCCTGGAAGAAAGGCAGATCATCTCCTTGCTCAGCTCCTTAGCTAGGAGAGGGGGCTGCTGCCTTGGTGAGTTTGCTTTAATCACAGTGAAACAGATGTCTTTAAGGCACTTCAAATTCTCAGCTTCTATTTTGGTATCAGCTTCACTTGAAAAAAAGCTGCActgtcaattttttttaatgtattaaataTTTATCAGAATGTATTTGAAAAGGGTCAGTAAAAGAACTGCAGTCTCTCAAGGGTTTGCTGCTGTTGATAAAAATCAAGCATCTTTGCAAAGGGCTCTCTGGCTTGTTGGACTTCAATGCCTGggtttcatttttcttcctttaccTCAATTGCACACTGGGACATTTCCATAAAGttaaattatagaatcatagaaagcaagggttgaaagggacctcagggggtcacatccagtccaaccccctcctccaagcaggaccagccccaactacatcatcctaccaagggctttgtctagctgggccttaaaaacctccaaggatagagatcccaccacctcttgttccagtgcttgactacccttcttgtgagaaagattttcctaacatccaacctcaacttcccttgctgcagcctgagcccgttgcaccttgctctgtcatctgtcctcactgagagcagcccagctccatcccctttgcaaccaccctgcagggaggtgaaggctgctattcaatgcccctcggtcttctcttctgcaaactaaatcagcccatttccctcggcctctcctcaccagtcatgtcccccaacccctgaaccattttcattgccctcccctggactcgctccaacttgtccacatcctttctgcagtggggggcccacagctggacacaggactccagatgtggcctccccagtgctgaatagagaggaagggtcacttccctccatctgctggcaacgctcctactacaCTGTAAACCCTTCTGGAAGCAATCCTGGGGTGTCTCAGTCACAAAGCACTGCAGTGCAAGCCCTGGAGCTGAGCCACAACCCGCTCCCCTCCATAAACCTAAGAGAACTGAAATATAAGTATCGCCTGCTTCCCATCGGAGATGAAGGAGGTTCAGCATCTTCCCCAGGTGCGATAAACTAGTGTCACTCGGAGGTCATTACAATCCTGCAAATTTCTACCAGTTACTGATCCAACAAACAGGTGCTTTAGACATGATCCTGAACTCCATTACTAGCCAAATTTGAGTTGGGGGTGCTAAGTGCTTTGCATTCATGATGAGTGCCTTCTGTTACCCTGGACTGCAGTGGGAACTGAGCCAGAGAGAGACAATCCAGCAGCTTGTGTTCAGCATGAGGCTTTATgaaacagagagagaagaggacaCTTTCCTTGTCAAATGGTGTAATCCCCCCAGGAAGCAGGTCTCCACTGGGGTCTACTGATCAGCTCACACTCCAGTGGGCGTAAATCAGGAGTGAGAGTGGGGACAGACCTGACAGTGCCACACCAGCCTTTTATACCCAAGGAAGCACTGCCCTGGGGACAGGAGAACGGCACAAGCCCAGCACAATAGACAATCCTTGATGTGTTAAAGATGTTGGAAACCTTAAACATAATTACATAGtcaggatagatagatagatagatagatagatagatagatagatagatagatagatagatagatagatagatagatagatagatagatagatagtgtagtATTAAATGAAGTACAGAAATAGACTTAGAACATAAGCTCTTTTCAGCAAAGCCCATTTTTGTGTTAAAGacctggcaggtcttgcctgaccaaattcatctccttttatgacccgGTAACaagtgccctggacaagggagatgacatggacatcatttatctggacttcaagaaggcctttgagcTAGTTCCCCATGACGTCCTCATGGCTAAGTGGGAACTGAGGCCTTGATCATCAAACGGTCCAATGGCTAGGCAGACCCAAAAAGTACTAgatgaagggagcaaatcaacatggcacagggtgaccagtggagtccctcagggctcagtacttgggctggtactctttaacatcttcatcaatgatctggattcaggagtcagatgtgaactggccaagttcatggacaataccaaattatgggggagggcagtcacatcgcaggacaggctggggatacaggccgacttggacacactctcaaggtgggccgaccgaaacctgatggccttcaatgcagagaagtgcaaggtgctgcacctcggtaggaagagCCCctagcatacttacaggctcggcagtactacgctcactagcaccatgaccgaaagggacttgggggtcttgattgaccacaagatgaatgttagccaccaatgtgatgttgtgGCAGGCAAATCTAACTAAACCCAGGCATTCATCctccgatgcatctcaagcaaaaccggggaagtcatcttcccactttacttgacactggtcaggctgcagctggattaCTGCGTCCAGTATCGGGCCTCCCACTTCAGGAAgcatgtggagaagtttgagagagtccagaggagagccacgtgcatgattcatggcctggagggaaggccgtgCAAGGAGATGTTGAgagacttgggcctcttcagtctggagaagagaaggctcaggggggacttggtggcagccacaattacataagaggggcaCATCTGGACCTGGGAAAACATCTGTtcgccagggctccccaagggataacaaggtctaatggccataaactccaggaaggccgatttacactgaatattagaaaaaagttctttatggtgcatgtgtccagggtctgaaacaacccctgtccccaccccccacccccaccgaggtggtgcaagcacctactccagatcctttaaaaaaatagctggattaatttcttgctggggtcacttgatcccacctgacttcccacctatggtgggggggctggacccgatgatctcatgaggtcccttccagcccctaacgtctatgaaatctatgaaatctgcacAGTGCATAATCAGGCCGGACTCTGACTTGGGTCGCCAGGCACTATTGAAAGGTAGGTCAGCAATACCACCAATAAGCAAATCAGCCACAGCTGGAATGATGGGAGGTAAATGTGATACTAGATGTCAgtgcaatggtcttaagttgcagtaaAGGGAAATTGAtgatggatattaggaaaaactttctcaccgggtggtgaagcactggaacaggttacccagagagatggtggactgTCTGTCTTTGGAAGTTTTGAAGACCCGGaaagacaaaaccttggctgggatgatgtaggtggagctggtcctactttgagcagggggttgcactaaatgtaatctcctgaggtcccttccaacccactgCAGTCATGGTAGTGCAGGGACTGTGAGAGAATTGTCTCACacctttctttccctttgttttgTACATCAGAGCTCTTGGTGACCATTGCAGGCACTGTTGTTCGAAACTACATAGACAGTGGAACAAATGGATCACAATTCCCAGGAGGATATCCCCACTCCAGGGATCTCCCCATCATCCTACCCCTAAGAGATGCATCCTGCTCATTTTGTAGACTCCTGAATTAAAGCAAACTCTGTATGGGACACCAGTGTTAAATCTAGATGCCGTGTAAGCGTCCTAGCCAGGGGGCCAGGAGAGTGCTCTGTACATAGGATGAATAGCGAATTGTGAATCTCTTGCTCTTACATCATTGTACACTGATCTCAGGGCAGCAGAAGAAGAGGGAAATCCGCTATTCAACCCTGAATCGAACTGCTGTAACAAGGTGGTACAAAAAGGAAACCGGCCCGGTCATCTCCTATGCTAAGAAGATGCAGTAAGGGGATGGGTCTGTGTGCAATGAATATAAAGATGATCCTTTacagaggctgcagggaagaTATTGGCCTTCCTAGAATGATAGAAAAAGCAACACCGCCCTGGGGAAGATCACAGCCTCTTCCTAAGCCGTGGCAGGCCCCTCAATGAGGCTGATGATTGCTGAGTGCACCATAGCATGCAAACAGCCTCCCATCCCCGCAGTAAAGGACTCTGCTTTATACAGGACCTTTGCTAAGAATTTATGATCGTGTGGGTGCACTGAGGGAGGGACTTCAGGATGTCAGTCCTTTTCAGAGCGTGTTTTATGCCTCCTCTATTTTTTCAGAGCATGTTTTATGCCTCCTCCTTTATGCCGTGTTTTATGCCTACTTCCCAATATCAAGACATCACAGAGATAGAAATCTGTTGAGTACATAGGGTGAGCAATCGCACAGCCTTTGAACACCACCTCCCCTGCAGAAGGGGTGCCAGACCAGGTGAGAACAAAGCTCCATCTACCACCACGGCCTGTCTCCAGCTGGATACTTTtgaggaaaaacagaaaacagaagggATGTGTAGTTAGACCCCACCCCAGTCACTACCTGTCAATGACACCCTAACTGGCATGTACTAATAGTCTCTGATGGACTTGGCCTCCAAAAATTTGCCTAATCCCTCTACGAACCCAGCTATACTGCTATCCCATTGCAAAGTCCCATAGAAATAAGTCTAATGGGTGTTGTGCTGTGTCAAAAAGTGCCATATATGTCCTTTTGTCCACTTACAAGAAAACAGAGGTTGTCGCACTCTGTCAAGGGAAATCCAGAGAATAGCACTGAGCTCTTGTAAGGAAGATATATTACCTGCAGGACAGGAGGTATTGAAGGACTTGTGACCATAAAAGACAGTCGGAGAATCATAGtattgtagaaaatgagggtggggagggacctcaggaggtcacatctagtccaaccccctgctccaagcaggaccagccccaactacatcatcccagccaggttTTTGTCTAGCTGGGGCTTACAAACTCGAAGGAAGGAGATTGCACCATGTCTCTAgatgacctgttccagtgcttcgccACCCACCTAAtaagaaagttgtttttttcctaatatccaaccaaaacctcccttgctgcaacttgagaccattacttctTATTCTGTTATCTATCAAAGAGGGATACCAAGGGACAATCATTGAAATCTCACCCTTTATTTGAAATATATCCATGTCCTGATAGGACTGCATGTCATATCGGGCAGTCAGCACCCCTTTGGAGACAACATTTTCCAGACCCCCCTAcgaatctgttttgttttgatgctgtaaATGATGGGGTTCAGCATGGGCGGCACCAGGAGGTAGATATTGGCCATAAGGACGTGGACCAGGGGGGAGGCGTGTTTGCCGAATCTGTACACCAAAGATAAGCCGATCATGGGGATGTAGTATATGAGGACAGCGCAAATGTGGGACACACAGGTGTTCAGGACCTTGAGACGCTCTTTCCTGGATGCAATGCTCAGCACGGTCTTAATGATCATGACATAGGAGAGGACAATAGACAACGAGTCTAGCCCAAACGTGGCCAGGAGGACAAACAGCCCATACACGCTGTTGACCGTGGTGTCCGCACATGGCAGCTGGATTAGGTTGGGGTGCAAGCAGAAGGCGTGAGCCAACACATTGGACCTGCAGAAGGGCAACCTCCTCAGAAGCACAGGCAAGGGGAGCAGGAGAGCAATGCTTCTCACTGTGAGCACAACCCCTATCAAGGTGACCCGTGGGTTGGTCAGGATGGAGGCGTACCGCAGGGGGTTGTAGATGGCCACAAAGCGGTCAAAAGCCATAACCAAAAGCACCCCGGAGTCCATGATAGAAAAGCAATGGATGAAGAACATCTGGGCAAGACAGGCGTCAAACTTGATCTCCCTTGAATTGAACAGCATCACTCTCAGCACCGTTGGGAGCGTGGACAGACACACACCCACGTCAGTGATGGCCAGCATGcacaggaagaagtacatgggatcATGGAGGCTCTGCTCTGCCTTGATTACAAGCAGGATTGTGCTGTTGCCGAGGATGGATATAAGGTACAGGGAGCAGAATGGGATGGAGATCCAGATGTGCCCAGCTTCCACCCTGGGGATACCTGTCAGGACAAATGTCGAAGGATGGAAGAAGCTGCTATTGGATGTTCTCATGATGTGATACCTTTGTCCTCCCGAAGAGCAAATGGCAAACCCCAAGTAGCTGCAAAATAATTTACAACCAAATGTCATCAGAGCGTGACCCAGCACCAAAGAGCAGGGTTTCTGTCCTAGGCCTTTCCATACAGTAGTTGGCAAACTTGCTGTGAACAAGCCAAGGGATAGTCCACCCCTGGGATAGCTTTGTGCAGGTAAGCACAGGTCCTGGCTGAATGGAGATAATAGGGGAGCAACAGCTAAGCATGTGAATGGATGAATGCCAGAGCTGAGAGATACAAGGGAGTGCCTGGCTGAATGCAGTGCCTGAATGCAGTGCCTGAATGCAGTGCATGCAAGACCGAGACGACTCCAGAGCAGCAAAGCACAAGCTGGGCTCTTGGGAGTGACTAGTGACTGCACAATAGGACCTGGACCTGCTGCGACAAAAGGATGAGCTATGTTGCCGCTTGCTGCAGCTTTGACATGGAAAGGCACTGCTTTTCCACTCACCTGAAGTGCCTCAGTGGGCCTGACCAAGCATATTGGAAAAGCAGTGCCCAACAATAGAAAATacacagcaaacagctggagcagcTTATGGgtccagcgcagctgtttgtggCAACTGTATGTAACCCCTGGCTGGTTTCAAACTGCATCTTTGCAAGCTCTGCAGAACCAGAACCTATAGGAACTAACCAGCTTCTCTGGTAATTGTAGGTCTGATGTGAATAAAACACCTGTTATCACTGAATGGGGTCaatattttccttttcccttccctaGAGCAGACTTGGAGCCATCAGGAGAGAGAGCGTCACTCAGGTGGGATGGGCGATTCCTCTTATTTCTCCATCACACGGACACACAGAGGTCTCTCGCTGGACACTTCGCCCCTGCCAAGCACCTTCACACTGGTTTCACTCCAGGCTGCTTCTCCTCCATTGCATTTTGCTTTGAGTTAAGGCTCTGAATCAGCCCCAAATGAACACCAAGGAGTGCCACCAGCATCCTCCCTTGCAAAAGGCTCACAAAAATTCACTACCCTAAGCacgggtttaggttgtagccgtgttggtctaaggatataggcagacaaggttccttgggtgaatttgatatcttttattagacctacccTAAGCACGTCTTTTCATGAACTTTGCACTTATCAAacaaatgggggggaaaaaatacaaTGAACTACCAATACTTCCCAGTCATTCAACCCTGCTGAGAGAAAAATGCTTCCCTTTGTAATTATCCACTAAGACAGTATTTGGTAGGCAGTTTTTCTGCAGGTTAGAGAATCAGTGTCTTATACCAGCATGTTTAACTAGGGATGCACTCCTTTGTATTTGTCCCAGTCAGTCCTTAAACCTTATCTTCATTTATCGGCAGGGATTGTCACCATTTATCTGTAAAGCCCCCAGGGCCCTGGCCACCAGGTGTTTTACTGCAATTATACTGATTTCGTTTACAAAAGAACAAAGAAGGAAACTTGCTTTCAATTCAAATATTTCTCATTCCTGCATCATGTTAAaatgcaacattaaaaaaaaaaattacgagtcctgattgccttttcctctaaaccaatacagctacaacctggatacctgacatattaaaaaaaaaaaacaactcttttCCTGTTCAAGATCAGATAGCTGCTTCTTATAGCATGCACTgtccataattacagcacataaacctgtttgaaatgaCCTAATAACTAGCATATTTGTCTCTTGCAATCAGGGCACTTACCAAAGAGCTCCTCCAGAAAAAGATGCCTTTTCTACCCTAAAAGTGAGAAATACCTGAGTGTGCTGCTGGAGCATCTCACTGTCAGGCGTCCAGGGAGGGTGCATTTATAATGCAACTCTGCACAATCCCTGCGGTGGCTGTAGTGTCACCTGGGACTTTCTGCTTATTTGTCATCTGAAAGAAAATAATGCAAACATGCTTTAGACTGGATTTTGATTGATGACCACAGTGGAATTGTTCTGGATTAGCCCCGGGGTAGCTGAGATTGGAGTCTGCCTCCGTGAAATCAAACTTGGGCTTTAATAGAGGGCTGGATTGgcagcagttgtgatccccacctcactgtacagagctgagacatggacaatgaaCAGGAGACACCTTAACTCACTGGAGAAATATCATcactgctgtctgctgctgcttccagtgggaagacagatgcaccaatatTAGCATCCTCTTACAAGCAAGCACCACGAGCATTGAGGCAATGATTATCCATCATCAATTTTGCTGGGTCAGCCACGCCATTcacatagcatcatagaaaatgagggttggaagggactttggaaggtcacatctagtccaaccccttgctcaaagcaggatcagccccaactacatcatcccagccaagg
This genomic window contains:
- the LOC102558246 gene encoding olfactory receptor 51G2, which gives rise to MRTSNSSFFHPSTFVLTGIPRVEAGHIWISIPFCSLYLISILGNSTILLVIKAEQSLHDPMYFFLCMLAITDVGVCLSTLPTVLRVMLFNSREIKFDACLAQMFFIHCFSIMDSGVLLVMAFDRFVAIYNPLRYASILTNPRVTLIGVVLTVRSIALLLPLPVLLRRLPFCRSNVLAHAFCLHPNLIQLPCADTTVNSVYGLFVLLATFGLDSLSIVLSYVMIIKTVLSIASRKERLKVLNTCVSHICAVLIYYIPMIGLSLVYRFGKHASPLVHVLMANIYLLVPPMLNPIIYSIKTKQIRIKHALKRTDILKSLPQCTHTIINS